The Silene latifolia isolate original U9 population chromosome X, ASM4854445v1, whole genome shotgun sequence genome contains the following window.
ACAAAATCAGGACATTCAAGAGCTCGTCTACGTGTCGTCATGGTCATCTCAGTCCCTGACGCTGAAGGGAGATCATCAAAATCTTCTTCATCCCTTGTACTAATGAGCTCATCATCTAATGGTATCTGCATTTCAAAGTCGTTATCTTCCTTAAGTCTTGACTTCTTTCTATGATCTTTTCTGTGATCTCTCTTATCACTGTGTTTGACACCCATTAGCCTGGCAATCCCTTTAGTTTTCTGCCTACTTTCCTCCTGCCTGTCACCACAACCAGAAGTAACCTTGTAGGCTTTCAGTTTTTTTAGGTATCGAATTTCCTCATCATCGTCTTCATCAAATCCATCGTCAAAGGCATGTTTGTTAGCAACTTGTTTGTAGTCCATTGAGGATGCTTGAGGCTAGCACAAGCAACAAAGAGTCATATCATGCCGCTTGCTTAAGATATATGTTATAGATACCCTAATAAGGGTGTATAACATATTACATACTCATATCAGATTAGGCAACCTTAGAGCAATACACAAACCCTCGTAAAATACCTGGTTTTCATGAAACCCACCACCAGAAGTAATTTCCGAGCTGGATTTGGTATGAAGAGTACGCGTGACTCCACCTAGTTTAAGTTTCAACTTCTTGACCTTTCTTTCGTTTCCTGGAACTTTCGGTTCGAGTACCTGAAGTCATATCACCTTTGTTATACTATCACAGTTAATGATCAACCAAAGGAAACTAAAACTTTGAGAATCTGGCCACATCCTAGAACTGACCTTTGAGTTATACATGTTAATGTCTTCATGTAGTCCGCGATCCATGGGCGATACTGGCGACATGAAAGCATTCTGGGGATGGTTGAATGGCTTTGGATTAGAATGCGGTCGCCTACGGGAGCTACTTCTCTTCCTCCTTGAGGTAGAAAAGCAGGTGCTGAGTGGTTCCATGAGGGGAATGTAGGGAGGTAACTCAGTTTAGAAGTTAAAAACTGATTAAATGAGCCATATAGAAGTGCAACTGTAGCAACCTGCGTCCGCAGAAGAACAGTAATAACTTTAAATTTCAATAGAGGAAGTTGGATGGAAAGCAATGACAGAGGCAGAACTATGTAAATATAGTAAGCAAAAAAGCATGTCATTAATCGTATTAGGATATTCAACTCCTGCCATCTTGGCCAGCTTAACATAATCATCTTCACCTAGTAAAagggaaaaaaaatgaaatacttcGGAACACGGTTGCAAACTACCGCATCCAACAAGTTTTCATAGGCATAAATCTGTACTCTATAGCATTATCCTACTTTTGTATCCATGTACTGAAATTAACCACACGTATCATTTACAAAACAAGAAGGTTACACAGTTACGTAGATATAAAAGATGCTTCAAATAAGAGGTTTGAAGGCTGGAAATGCTTCATCAATTTTCATTACTTGCAGTTTATAAAGTATAGAGCATTATCAAAAGAATAAAATGGCATTAGGGTAAGTATTTCTTCATCAAGGAGCCATGTGTGGAAATACAGAGAATTATAGTAGAAAAGGTTTGAATAGCATTGAAAAAAAAAGGGAGATAGTGGAGTTATGTCTGACAAAAACATGCCCTTTTGCTAACCTTACGCTTAGTAAGAAAAGCCTGATATGAGGATTTACTTTCATTACAAATAATTTCAAGAAGAGCATCCACACCAAAGTATCAAAGGTAAACTTATTCACTTTCATTACAAATATTCACTTTCATTACAAATAATTTCAAGGATTTACTTTCATTACAAAGAATTTGATAAACTTATTCACTTTCATTACAAATATAGAATCAAAGGTAAGCTGATTAAAGCAGGAAGAGGCAAGCTACAAGAATTTCAAGAAAGCATGCACACCAAAGTATCGAAATAGCTTAAACTGACACGATAAAGGATAATGTGGGAGCTCTGTCTTCGAATGTAGGTGAAACTGATATATTCCGAATCAAAATCATTACCAACTACTGCAGCAAAAGCAATTAAAGCCTCCACATCGCGCACATGAACCACCCAAAATACCAATTACTAAAGCAATTTAACATATTCCTTCAGTAATTCGCCCCCTGACGAAAAATCATGGCTCCGCCACTGGTCACAAAAATCAAACTTCACACCAACTAAACATAATCCAAAAATTATACAAACCCCAGTAATAATCACACCATACtttccaaaaataaaaaaaatcacacCAACTAAACATAATCCAAAAATTATACAACAACCCAGTTCCATAAATACAATCAAAGGGCAAAAAAAGTTGAAATTTAAACTAAAAACTCTAGCTAAATAGTTGAATTAATACTACAATTTAATGAAAAAGCAAACCAAAATAATTAATGGGTAGTTGGAAGTAAAAGTTGTTAGTTCTtaccttgtggaagcatgtcaagaAGATGGTAAAAAGAAACCCTAGACTGTGGGCAAATGGAGAACTAGGTAAAAATCAAGCAAAAACACAAGAGAGAAAATATTAACGAGATGGTGGTGCAATACTGCGAAAAATGAAATAACGTCACCAGTAAATAGTAAAAATATCGGCTCTTGGTACCAATCTCTACTAATCTAGGCTCCTTCTCTTTGATTACACTGAACCGATAAGCCATACGGTCGATACGGCCGTACCGATATGCCATAGCGAGTTTCGTTTGCATTGGGGGAATTGGGTTTTTggtgtgtatttttttttttggggttaAATAGTTAGATTATATGGGTCCTTGTGAATCAAAAGATGTATTGTGTTGGCCCATGCTTTTAACGTTCTCTTCACTACTTAGACTTGACTTTATGCCCCAACTTCAGTcgtattttttgttttttgaattaactaaactaaatcgaatcgaattggaaagaatgaatcgaatgaaatgaatcaatcgaatcgggagtgaatcgaatcaatcgaatagagtgaatcgaatcgaatcgaatagagttgaattgaaatttgaatcaatctgaaataatcatattattaataataataataatagtattcaatattattgttattatcaactataatatattaataaacatagtataatagtaatactaaaattaatatttataagaaaaaaattataatattatatatgaataatcataaattataataatgaaaaaatagtatttttctactaataatatttttaataacaataataaataataaggtcatattaataatgatattagtaaaataattgtttagaataaaaacactcaagtaagcgttgctcgaattCAGGTCGCGTCAACGCCCTACTCTCATATGGCATCTCGAGCCTATGCTTGCTCTCTTCGgatggatctttcacgcgtaacaaaGGCCTCAGAGGGTATGCAAAAGGTCTttctctgatgccttacggtaatggtggatagtcgggaccttgcttgaagctaaggtctCTGTGCCCTCGTgtagtagctcgagtagtcttacttctagagagaggatgttgttggtgagaagtttttaccattgattggtgaATAGTGAGATATTTATAGGTtttatgtgtacctcaaatgatggttTGACAAGCacggttaccatattcgctatgaatacgccttaccgattcgtgattcgcttatagaaaatgtgttacatgtattttcagtaatcaactTGATAAAATTCGCTTTTAAAGATTTGTGATTCGTAGGATACCAAGCGAATTTGTAACCATGTTagcaagcgtgttgacttgtaaAACCCCGTATTGGCAAGTGAGTCAAGTCGGTTCGGTGTGCctcattaataatattaataataaatgttatgaattttaataataataccaataaatgttatgaattttaataataataccaataataattataataacaacgacaataataataataataataataataataataataataataataataataataataataataataataataatatcatcatcaacaacaacaacaacaacaacaacaacaacattaacattaacattaacattaataacattattattcattttaataataatattcatcatcatcatcatcatcatcatcataataataataataatagtaataataataataataaataaataaataaattattaacaatattattaattataataataataaataatattaatattaaaaaaatagtattattgttaacaaaattaataataactattatttAAATTAGTAAAGTGAAATGAGTGAATTTAATGGAGTGAATTTGAATCGAACTGAGCTAAATCGAATGAATGGagtgaatgaatcgaatcgaatcgaatggagtcaaTTGAATCGAATCAAATGAATCTGAATGaagtcgaatcgaatcgaatcgaagcCGAATCAATCAATAGAAATTTGAATCGAAATGAGTGAAAATAAGCCGAAAAACAGGGGCCTTACTCCATCGGTCTTAGTTATTTGTTATTCTATTTTATTTTAGAGTGTCtcagttaatttttttttttaaactttagGATTATATTTGATGATTAATTTGatcttttatatttaatttggtctacttgtcatcttataattggtCCCCTCTTCTTTTTTTGAtattgtgccaaaaccaaagaacaaTAATTGATCGAGACAGAGAGATTAATTGTCAAGATAGAAGTATAGACTAAAGAGGTATGGTAGACATCAAGTTAATGTTTGAATTCCAACTTTTTTTCATATATTGTAATGCTCTCGTGGCTAATTTGATACCAAATAAAAAAGACTTGTCAACGGGCCACGTTGAGCTAGCTGAAGTTATTTGGGCTTGAGATTGACCCGATAAGCATATATTTTTAGAACAAGTATGGGCTGGCCGAATTTTTCAGTCCCTAATTGGCACTGACAATGGAAGGGCTTTATGCGGGTTGGTCGGTTGGAGATATCTCGGCGCGGTAACATGGGCAGGCGGTAGGGCGGGGCTAACCCGTGTTATCAACCTGGTCAAGCTGTAGGCGGTAAGACGAGGCTCATTTATCACATACAAAATATTTTGAATAATGTGCACATACCAAATTACGGATATTTTTGAAAATGATATGGTCAATTAATAATTACACCCTTATATAAACCACTTTTCTAAACTtactaccttataaaaaaaaGTTCAAAAATTACTACCTTACAAAGCATATATGTATACAAATTGCTACCATTACTTCTTTCCGGTGACTTCTTTTGTGCAATGACAAAAACACCCCTCATTTAAATGCCAACACAAACACAAGTTCAGTAAAGAGTACTCTACAAATTTTTTTCCACCTCTCTCCACTCTTTTCATATCCCTCAGTTGTTACCCTAACAAACATTTGCATCAACATTTGCAAATCGACTCTCATCAACTAATGAAATATGTAAGCCTAATTAAGCTCTTGTTAATATAAttttttccttgtaatttgattaaattagaacCCCATTATTTGTTTCACTTTTATAATTCGAAACCCTGAATTGCATTTATATTACGTAATAAAATTATCACCCTTTTTTGGATAATTGGAATGTGGTAGAGGAGTTGTTTAGTAAAGACAATCAAAATCCAATATCAGTAGAGTTCAAAAGAACTTCGATTTTGAAGGTGAACATGTCAAAGGCCACAACTTTGGAGGTGTTATGAGTTAGAGGTAGTTTGTCTTTGAAGAAAATGATGAAGATTCAAATGATTTGAGAAGATTCAATAGACTTTTCGACAATTTTCGGTACAATGAACAACCATTCTTGCTAAATTCAATAAACCCCCAAAATAAGAACCCTAATTCAATTACGAATAATATCAAACTGCAAATTCATTATTTATGAACACAAACTAATTAAGGAATAAGGAGGTGAATTGACCTTTAATTGTGAAAGTTGATGATAAGTGATGTTGGTTAAGTGATTTGTTATGGGTAagattgaagaagatgatgaataGAACAAGACAGAGTTTAGGAAAGAGGCAGAGGGGGAAATTAGGAGAGGGTATTTTGGTCATAAAATTTATGTTTTCGGGAGAAAATTTAAATTAAGTCGGAATATTTCATTTTAAATCACCGGAAACTAACTTTGGTAACAAATTCTATGCACATATGCTTTATAAGGtagtaatttttgaaactttttttaTAAGGTAGTAAGTTTTGAAAAGTGGTTTATATAAGGGTGTAATTATTAATTAACCCAAAATGATAATAGggatatatttttgaattatgattctttcatttcttttaaaAAATAGACAGTCTATTATTAAATCAGCGGTTCAGAATAAGGCGGGTACCAAAAAAGGAATAAAATTGGCTATCATCAATCCTAGGATCCTCACTCATCGGTCCGtattctctccatttcttttcagAAATGGATCTCCATTAATTTTGAATGGTCTGGATTAAATCCTGGGACGATCTAGTGgttgtaattatttcataatagtAATGTTTTAATGAATAGAGAGAGTAAATATATTAGAATTGAAGTGTATTAGTGAGGGAATTGAGAGAAAGTAATAGACATCGGAGAGGATCCAAATTGCTCACTCATATAATCATATTTATCATCCTCTTCTTCCAATTAAGATCGTCCCCATTTTCTCTCACAaccccttttaataatattttcccATTCAAACACTATTATCTCTTTATTTCTATACATTACTGTACAACCGTTCAATGTTGCCGAGATGCAATCTGACCGTTCAAATAAAATTAACTCTCCATTTCTTCTCTTCTTCAATGTAAAAATTCCCACACTAGAGACAAAATAACACACACCATTCACCAACCTCCACGCCAAGTGTAAACCCACACAAAAAACACAACCAACTGATGGAAAAATTGCagtaataataagacaaacaaactccATTGTTACAGTGGTGTGCATTCTGGAATAACAATGGCAAATAATTTCCATTTCAACAAAACGACGACCAAACACCTTTGCCTTGAAACATACGATGCGTACTACACTAACCCATCTGCTGCTCCTTCTTCCTTCGGTGTTGAGCCACTCAAAGAGGTCTCTCTCTTCTTCATTCTCCCTTTTACGTATTATTTCCGTCTTAAGATAAATACGGGTCAAATAATCCCCATTTTACTCAATACGCATTCTGTTTCTGGTTTGATCTATTCTCGTCTATtctatttaacccgttttaaatTTAAGACTGATATTTAATAACTATGTCCAAAATAGATATGGACACTAATGGACCGATTGAAAAATCGGCTAAAGATGGTAAATAGAGTAATTCGAAAGAGTTACTATGTTTTTGGGGACGGGAAAATGTAAGTAAAAGATTTATTTACTGGTGTAATTTTTTAATTACTGAtgtgtttctttttcttttctttggtTGATGAAAGATCCTCCGTGTGCACGGGTACTGCAGCCTTCGCGATGAAAACAGGCGAAAGGTATTATGCTCTTTATTGTGTAGCAAAAACCGTTTTACATAAGTGTTATTGTAAAACTCTTGGTGAACAAAATCTCTAGTCCAAAATTGATGCATAAAACATACTCATCGACTCATCGAGTCACTGTTTAGACGCGTTGTTGCTTGGACTTGCTGCCATTCGGGTTTAATTACCCGAGAacaatttttttatatttttccgTCTTACTAACCCAAATCAAGGCGAAGCTGTATGATTTGTCAGGAGTGCTAAAAATGGTTACATCTAAATTCTAAACTTCAACTTGTTTTTGTAAATGGTTTACATTTGCAGGTAAAAATTCTGGAAGCGCTGAGTGAAATAGAGACAATGGTAAACCCACGTCGATCGACACTGAATGAGATAATACTACCTTCCTGCAATCCATGCCTTACACTTGACGAAGTTGATGCTGACCTTACTGCACTTAATTGGGCTGCTGATTTCCAAGTTGAGTCTCTGCAGTCTGTCTCTTTTGCGACAAACGACACTGATGTTCATCATGACTTTGGTTCACGTTGTCGTAACAAGAAAAGGCGAGGGACGGGGGTAAGGAAAGATAAGGTGAGGAAGGTGTTTGATGCAATTCATTTGACGAAACCAAGGTCTAGGAGGGGTTGTGTCAAGAGGAAGCGTCTTTCTGATATTCTGAACATTGGTCGTGTCTTTGATCGTTTGAGTTGAGAGTTTTCGGGTTTAATGGTGATTTGGGAATTGAGAAGACGGTATTTAGTCCTAGTTACTAGTTAGCATCCTAATTAAGTGCTCTTGAACATTTGTGAATGAAATTAGTGGAACAAGTGACATCTTTATTAGCTGAACTGATGATATGAAATCTGCATTTTTCAATTATATATTAAATGTTGCAGTTGATTTAAATTTCGGAAAACTCCATAATCTGAGTTTCTTAGGCCGAATAATTTTTCAGGAGAGTTTCTGAGGCTACCAGTACAACATCATATTCTCGTGATCTCGTCAAATGATTCCATGAGTTTCTCCGCCTCTTTACATTATTTATGTATCAGCTAAATTCCTAGAAAACATAACAGTGTAGCGCTGAGCCGCATAATTGTATGGATGTGCATTATCCAGTCTAGACCGAAAAATCTGGACCAAGATAAAAAATCTGGACCGGTTAATATTTTTTAAGGATTGCGATTTTCGGTCCATTCTAGGTGCACAACCCCGGCATAACATTACCCGTAAGGTAATGCACCCGTACTACTAACTTTCAGTTTACTTTTGTAATAACAGGGGTATATTCGTCATTATTCCGTCTACAACCTAAGAACAAACACACTCACTAATGGACAAACCAAGAAAAAAGACAAAATCCCACCAACTTCGAAGGCATGAAACCCCAGCCAAAAACCACTACCAACAATATTGGTTAAGATTGCAGACTTTGCATttattgagaaaaaaaaaaaaaaaaaccaactccATCCTCCCAAACAAAAATGACGAAAAAACGCAGCAGCTACGTACCAAAAACGGCCAAGTATCTCCACCTTGAAAAATACGACGCATTCTATACACACCACTTCCTTTCTCCTTTTCCTCCTCCTTCCGTCTCCGTTCACCAACTCAATGAGGTATCCCTCCGTCCCGATTatatatttactttttttttattttgtgaaatTAGCAGCCTTGTGTATAGTTGGGCGGTTTTACACAAATATTATTGTAACACACATATTAAAGTACTGGTATCTCTTTTTGGTTATTTGAGTAATTAAAAAGAAATTTTATAATAATCTTTGTGTAAAACCGTTTTCCACACATATTATGTCTTTGAATTACtgattttttcttgttttttttttggttgatgTTAGATCCTTCGTTTTCACGGGTACTTTGAGCTTCGCCTCGAAAACAAGCGGAAGGTATATATGACTCCCTATTTTTCTCATAATAATTCACATATTTCATGTTTATGTTTGTTTTTGGGTGTAAAATGAGTGTCCACCATCGACAACAATTTATAATCTCTTTGTCGTGGGTACTCTCACAAATAGGTAAACGGCTTGCTAAAGATATATTTTCATGTTTATTAATAATGGAATGAACACATCTAATATGACATTTTGGAGTCTGAATTTGTTTTTACAATTGGTTAACAAAATTCATTGTCACAATCAGGGGCGGATCCGGAATTTAGTTAGGGGTAAAAGATTTCAATGAGCGAACAATTCAAATAATAGAGTAAATTAGaacaagaaataaatagaaatttCAACTAAATATTTCAAAGTTGTTCGCTTTGCTTATTCGTCTCGACCTGGTTCCGCTACTGGTGACATTTGATTTCCGGTTGTCGATCAATTTCAAGCCCAAAACAGGACTCACCCTGTCATTGTTCTAGAACCTACCCATTTTTAATagtcacaaattcttgtttaagacggaccTTAACATAGTCAAATAGTCAAGTATATACCAAGTGGCATTACAAATTACCTAGGAAATGACAAAACTTTTGTCCCTATTATCACCATGTCCTAGGTAAGACCTGTAGTTGGGTACATGTTAGATTGTAAACCTTTTTAAAAATACTAAAATTTATTATCCCGACTTATGCATAAAACCCGATATTGTAATTGGTGTCATGTAAGATCGTTTTATGACATACAATGACCCGCAATAGCTTATTCACCTCATTGAATGATTgtaatacggagtaataaataAGGTGCATAAGTTATTACGGGGTATGAGACTGTTTCCTGACGGTTTTGTTTAACAATTTGTGGTAGGATGATAGTTGTGATTGTTTACCTGCCATTTGGGTTTGATTACCCAAGAACAATTTATTGTTATATTTTCATTCTTATTATGTgcaataacccaaatcgagtcGAAGTTGTGTAGTTTGTCAGGGGTGCTAAAAACCCAATTTATATCTTTATTGATACTGGTTTAATCACTACTTTGATTGTCTTTGTAAATGGGTTAGCATCTGATTGCAGGCAAAAATTCTTGAAGCACTGAGTGAAATCGACAC
Protein-coding sequences here:
- the LOC141618657 gene encoding uncharacterized protein LOC141618657, giving the protein MEPLSTCFSTSRRKRSSSRRRPHSNPKPFNHPQNAFMSPVSPMDRGLHEDINMYNSKVLEPKVPGNERKVKKLKLKLGGVTRTLHTKSSSEITSGGGFHENQPQASSMDYKQVANKHAFDDGFDEDDDEEIRYLKKLKAYKVTSGCGDRQEESRQKTKGIARLMGVKHSDKRDHRKDHRKKSRLKEDNDFEMQIPLDDELISTRDEEDFDDLPSASGTEMTMTTRRRALECPDFVGLVEFPNGLPDAPSKKQKLTVVENQLRKAEIAQKRKLLADRAAKEAEAEAIRKILGQDSNRKKKEDKLKKQQEVLAQEKTDMAATLRPNTVRLSMSPKGTVLTFSEDLGLPKIFNSLACRYPPPREKCVGPNCTNEYKYRDSKSKLPLCSLHCYKAIQGNTGILPAC
- the LOC141622216 gene encoding uncharacterized protein LOC141622216, giving the protein MANNFHFNKTTTKHLCLETYDAYYTNPSAAPSSFGVEPLKEILRVHGYCSLRDENRRKVKILEALSEIETMVNPRRSTLNEIILPSCNPCLTLDEVDADLTALNWAADFQVESLQSVSFATNDTDVHHDFGSRCRNKKRRGTGVRKDKVRKVFDAIHLTKPRSRRGCVKRKRLSDILNIGRVFDRLS